GGATGATCTCTTCTGTAACCTAGATACTACTACTGAAAGTAAAGCACACAAAGACATAGTGGAAATGAAAAAAAGCTTTGGAAGGCAGattacaaggaaaaagaaaagagaacatACAGGATATAAGGAGTTCCAGACAAACATGCAATAAGATAGcattaacaaaaatgaaaacttgCTCAGCATATGTAGAGCATTCACATATACAAGTACAGTGGTACAAGGTTTTAACCTCGGTTTCCCCAACTTTACCTTTCCTTCCCCTACAATCAAGTCAACCGATGCCCTGCTCCTCAAGACTGCCTGTTCATGATTACCTTGACCAAGAACATTAGAACTTCTATCAATAAAATCATCACTTCTTCCTTCTCTTATCCTTTTGTATCTTTGCTGCTGTGATTTCTTGTTATGTACAAGCATCCCAACATGGGCAGATCCATATTTAGTATGAATCCTTGTGTGCCCAGAAGTCCTTTCATAGGAAAGTGATGCCTCCTCATTATACAAATTTTCATCTAGATGACTGGAGATTAATTCCTTCTCAGTCCAGTGCAATGCTTCATATTGCCGTCTTGATCTTCGTCTCCCTATCTGAACCTGATCATCAGGACCAATGATACTGTCTTTAGTGTTATAGGCATCATTATCATTGCCAAACCAGTCACTTTCTCTATATCCTTGAGGACATATTTGTCTCCTATCTCTCCCATGTCTTTCAGTTAATCTTGAATCATTCACATCATTTCTTCCATTGGCTGTATGAGGTTCTCTGTAAGACCAAGAAGACAAAGACTGATGATCCACATGTCTTCCATATTCATCCTCGACCCCAATAGACCAGGAACTATCCAAATCCAAATGACCATCCTCATATCTCTTCCTTCTCCCatataaatttacttttctCCCAGTACTTGGCACGTGTCTTCCATATTTTTCAGCCAAAGAATTCCTCTCCTTGCACATGAATGGAACAGATCTTGTGATTTTTTCTTGTGCAACATCATCTGTATTTTTACATTGAAAcaaatcatcatcattatcagGTCCTTCTTGGAATTGGAGtttgtcatttttctttctccGTCTTGTATCCCTTTCTTTGTCTGAGTAGGAGTACTTCAAAACCAACCGCCTGGACTCTCTATGAGTGAGAGTATCTATGTCCTCTATACTGACATTCCTTTCACGATGATACCAATCTCTTTCCATCATTTTGTTGCCCGCTCTGgttattcttttttcaaaaatatatttgtttctgAAATGTGGATACATCTCGTCTCTAAAGCTCCGATGATCTTTCCAATGAGGATTTTCAGCACTCGCAGTTTGGACATGATTGTTAGCAAACTTTTCACTGCAGTAATTGAAGGAAAGTTCTGTTTCCCTATAATATGAGAAACCTTTTCGATCATAAGAATCAAAATCATGCAGTTCCTTCCGTCTGCGGCGACTAGCAAATGAGTGACCCTTATCACTAAGCCCCTCAGTCTCAGACACGGGGAAGATATCATTATCATAAGAACCAAAATCATCCAGCCTTTCCTTCCTTCCCTGACGTACAACAGAGGAATGAGCCCTACTGTGCATGCCCTCTACGTCAGACATGGGGGAGAAATCACCATCATAAGATCCCAAATCACACAACCTCTCCTTCCGTCGCCTACGGCCTGCTGATAAGTAATGCTTATAATGCAAGCCTTCTGAATTGGACATGGGGGAGACATCATCATCATGAGAACCAAAATCATGCAGCCTTTCCTTCTGTCTGCCATGACCAACTGATGAATGATTCCTATCATACAGGCTATCTACTGTCTTAGACATTGGGGAGGCAATATCATTACCACTGCGGATTGCCATCTTATCCACACTGCAAGTGCTGGAATCACGATGCTTCCGTGCCTCCTGAACAGGACTTCTATTTCTAAAAGAATCTTTACAATCAATTGGCTTTGTTTTGCCAACTTTGTTTTTAGAGTTCTTGTGGAGATAATACTCAGATTTGATCAACTCTGGTCGGTCAGTTAGTAAATTTGACGATGGCTTTCTTCTAGCATTCTGATTCTTTTCTGGATCAATATAACCACCATCTTGGGATGCTACAGAATGACTTCCACGACGGGATGAGCTAGGGCTGTGACTAACCTGTTCATCGAGTGATAATTCTGTTTCCATCATGCATGGATCTGTATTGCATGTATTCCTTCCAACCATTTCCTTTGAGTTATTAAGTGCATCCAACACTTCAGAAATTCCTTCAGGCACATGAGCATTCATATTTTGAGAGCAATGTTTGTCACCATCAGGAATCTTTCCAGTTCCAACATTATCAGAATCCACAGACACTGGATTAGATGCAGTTGATAGTTTGGAAAACCTAAtcatataagaaaaaatcataGTCACCTCATCAGTGGCTTCAAACAAAATccagaaacaaacaaaaaattccAACTTCTTCTGACATATTTGAATACTTATTGAGATCCAATACAGCAAGAAGGTAAAGCCATTAATCATCAGTCATAATTGAAACTTAATCCGAAACTTAATAGGAACAACAAATACTTCAAATGATTTGGAAAATGCAGTGTGgtaaaaaatcaaatgataaatttctgtgaaagaaaaaaagcacCAAAGACCTAGCAATGCTATATCAAGAAGGGTCCTTTGCCACTTGGGCTTCGAACAAGAGAATAACATCCAAAATAGAAAGAAGCAACACAAAGAATGACAGAAGGTATTAAAAATGCTCCACCATGAGTAGTTGAGTTCTGCATGTAAGAATGCTGTACTGAACAACCCACAATTGTTTTGCAAAAGCTATGTTTCATGGACATTTCTAAAAGAGTGGATCACACAAGGCAGATGCTAATTTTAGATATATTATGATGTGGTACTTCTACATTTCTTTGCAAGCATGAATTGAGCACCAACATGGTGCATAAAGTATGTATTTCCACCTATAAAAGCACCAAGTGagcaacaaatatttttaagctTGTTTAACCACCTCATCCACATATATGATTTGACCATAAGAAGTAACATTATCATGTTTATGGATTCAAAACTATTCAATC
This region of Vitis vinifera cultivar Pinot Noir 40024 chromosome 5, ASM3070453v1 genomic DNA includes:
- the LOC100258583 gene encoding FIP1[III]-like protein isoform X1; amino-acid sequence: MEDVGDDFGDLYADVEIPASSAINGAPNFVRFYENDTHKAEDFASGSGSKELDIGDAGSSRKSENEESNVVDNGSDSEDDFNIVLNDEDGQRFPVRSGVGVLGGSDGEDGDGMEQGFAGGERGNGAKSGYHLQFSQYKYIRSHSTVFPSNAKANGTAKVASFSSMLARGDWEENGSNQHKGSSSVEIASTHTRAAPLVAQGGYGFSLPWYRTILDVNIDTFEQKPWRHPGVDLTDFFNFGFNEETWKNYCNSLEQYRKQMHILNQTPVHHSSKPNQTEEGGLEHEKDGQEPVCKQGSIVSPTSKSTDRLELPKGRAIQVEGSTGERQPSMDVRRPRHRDSGVVIHIAVQDSVDDEIDNIDSTEDESSENGDFKVGDNKDIHCYGSGNGNKPCLEKNVTLDRSSVLKRFSKLSTASNPVSVDSDNVGTGKIPDGDKHCSQNMNAHVPEGISEVLDALNNSKEMVGRNTCNTDPCMMETELSLDEQVSHSPSSSRRGSHSVASQDGGYIDPEKNQNARRKPSSNLLTDRPELIKSEYYLHKNSKNKVGKTKPIDCKDSFRNRSPVQEARKHRDSSTCSVDKMAIRSGNDIASPMSKTVDSLYDRNHSSVGHGRQKERLHDFGSHDDDVSPMSNSEGLHYKHYLSAGRRRRKERLCDLGSYDGDFSPMSDVEGMHSRAHSSVVRQGRKERLDDFGSYDNDIFPVSETEGLSDKGHSFASRRRRKELHDFDSYDRKGFSYYRETELSFNYCSEKFANNHVQTASAENPHWKDHRSFRDEMYPHFRNKYIFEKRITRAGNKMMERDWYHRERNVSIEDIDTLTHRESRRLVLKYSYSDKERDTRRRKKNDKLQFQEGPDNDDDLFQCKNTDDVAQEKITRSVPFMCKERNSLAEKYGRHVPSTGRKVNLYGRRKRYEDGHLDLDSSWSIGVEDEYGRHVDHQSLSSWSYREPHTANGRNDVNDSRLTERHGRDRRQICPQGYRESDWFGNDNDAYNTKDSIIGPDDQVQIGRRRSRRQYEALHWTEKELISSHLDENLYNEEASLSYERTSGHTRIHTKYGSAHVGMLVHNKKSQQQRYKRIREGRSDDFIDRSSNVLGQGNHEQAVLRSRASVDLIVGEGKSSGRRSEARSAVHHDRFENMDWKIDEDQGILKDVNGPQRGKIIQPDLKSESNWNNEKCLDKFLVTEHDEALDIEEGQIIPEEMNEDDSVETKDASESITPSRNVKRRLGNANAANGNKVVAECDNQRILQTLAKMEKRQERFKKPITLKKEPDKIPKPQVDPIVEMAETMQQRPLRKRRWNGS
- the LOC100258583 gene encoding FIP1[III]-like protein isoform X2; its protein translation is MEDVGDDFGDLYADVEIPASSAINGAPNFVRFYENDTHKAEDFASGSGSKELDIGDAGSSRKSENEESNVVDNGSDSEDDFNIVLNDEDGQRFPVRSGVGVLGGSDGEDGDGMEQGFAGGERGNGAKSGYHLQFSQYKYIRSHSTVFPSNAKANGTAKVASFSSMLARGDWEENGSNQHKGSSSVEIASTHTRAAPLVAQGGYGFSLPWYRTILDVNIDTFEQKPWRHPGVDLTDFFNFGFNEETWKNYCNSLEQYRKQMHILNQTPVHHSSKPNQTEEGGLEHEKDGQEPVCKQGSIVSPTSKSTDRLELPKGRAIQVEGSTGERQPSMDVRRPRHRDSGVVIHIAVQDSVDDEIDNIDSTEDESSENGDFKVGDNKDIHCYGSGNGNKPCLEKNVTLDRFSKLSTASNPVSVDSDNVGTGKIPDGDKHCSQNMNAHVPEGISEVLDALNNSKEMVGRNTCNTDPCMMETELSLDEQVSHSPSSSRRGSHSVASQDGGYIDPEKNQNARRKPSSNLLTDRPELIKSEYYLHKNSKNKVGKTKPIDCKDSFRNRSPVQEARKHRDSSTCSVDKMAIRSGNDIASPMSKTVDSLYDRNHSSVGHGRQKERLHDFGSHDDDVSPMSNSEGLHYKHYLSAGRRRRKERLCDLGSYDGDFSPMSDVEGMHSRAHSSVVRQGRKERLDDFGSYDNDIFPVSETEGLSDKGHSFASRRRRKELHDFDSYDRKGFSYYRETELSFNYCSEKFANNHVQTASAENPHWKDHRSFRDEMYPHFRNKYIFEKRITRAGNKMMERDWYHRERNVSIEDIDTLTHRESRRLVLKYSYSDKERDTRRRKKNDKLQFQEGPDNDDDLFQCKNTDDVAQEKITRSVPFMCKERNSLAEKYGRHVPSTGRKVNLYGRRKRYEDGHLDLDSSWSIGVEDEYGRHVDHQSLSSWSYREPHTANGRNDVNDSRLTERHGRDRRQICPQGYRESDWFGNDNDAYNTKDSIIGPDDQVQIGRRRSRRQYEALHWTEKELISSHLDENLYNEEASLSYERTSGHTRIHTKYGSAHVGMLVHNKKSQQQRYKRIREGRSDDFIDRSSNVLGQGNHEQAVLRSRASVDLIVGEGKSSGRRSEARSAVHHDRFENMDWKIDEDQGILKDVNGPQRGKIIQPDLKSESNWNNEKCLDKFLVTEHDEALDIEEGQIIPEEMNEDDSVETKDASESITPSRNVKRRLGNANAANGNKVVAECDNQRILQTLAKMEKRQERFKKPITLKKEPDKIPKPQVDPIVEMAETMQQRPLRKRRWNGS